GTTTTGGCGCATGCAAATCAAAGACATCCTCACCGTGTTGGAAGCAGTAGCCCCGCCCCATTTGCAAGAATCCTACGACAACGCAGGCCTCATCGTGGGGCACCCAGAGGCCGAGGTCACAGGAGTGCTTTTTTGTCTCGACTCCACGGAAGCCGTTGTGCGCGAGGCCGTTGAGAAAGGATGCAATCTCATCGTGGCCCACCATCCCATCGTGTTCAGAGGGCTAAAACGCCTCAACGGCACCACTTATGTGGAGCGCACCGTCGTGCAAGCAATACGGAACAACGTAGCCATCTACGCCATCCACACCAACCTCGACAACGTGTATCGGCATGGCGTAAACGCCAAAATCGCCGAAAAAATCGAACTCTTGGATACACGAATACTGGCCCCCAAGTCGAATCTCGATGTCACCATTGGAGCAGGTCTTGTGGGCCAACTACCCTCCCCAATGCCCGAGAAGGAATTTTTGCAACACCTCAAAACCAGTCTCCGCACACAATGCGTGCGCCACACCGCCTTGCTCGGCAAACCTGTTCGCACCGTAGCCGTGTGTGGGGGAAGCGGCAGTTTTCTGCTCCCAGAGGCACTAAGAGCAGGGGCCGATGCGTTTGTCAGCGCCGATTTCAAATACCACGAGTTTTTCGATGCCGAAGACAAAATCATCGTTGCCGATGTCGGGCACTTTGAAAGCGAGCAATTTACCATCGAACTTTTGTTCGAGATTGTCCGCGAGAAATTCCATACTTTTGCGCTTCATTTGACGGAGACCAACACCAACCCCGTGTTTTATCTATGAAAATCGAAAACCACCCAAGCACCCCTCTCTCTCACGCGCACAATTTACAAATTCATAACTCACGATAATAATGACAATAGAAGCGTCCATTGCGGAAAAACTCCGCACGCTGTGGAACTTGCAGCAAATTGATTCTCAATTAGATGAA
This Saprospiraceae bacterium DNA region includes the following protein-coding sequences:
- a CDS encoding Nif3-like dinuclear metal center hexameric protein, giving the protein MQIKDILTVLEAVAPPHLQESYDNAGLIVGHPEAEVTGVLFCLDSTEAVVREAVEKGCNLIVAHHPIVFRGLKRLNGTTYVERTVVQAIRNNVAIYAIHTNLDNVYRHGVNAKIAEKIELLDTRILAPKSNLDVTIGAGLVGQLPSPMPEKEFLQHLKTSLRTQCVRHTALLGKPVRTVAVCGGSGSFLLPEALRAGADAFVSADFKYHEFFDAEDKIIVADVGHFESEQFTIELLFEIVREKFHTFALHLTETNTNPVFYL